In Corynebacterium endometrii, one DNA window encodes the following:
- a CDS encoding helix-turn-helix transcriptional regulator, with protein sequence MNPIITDRDTGRELWRVKECAAHCGIKPSTWTTYSAQGRTPEPVGHFDQRTPLWDAEEVRTWHAGRPGSPVPNRP encoded by the coding sequence ATGAACCCCATCATCACAGACCGCGATACCGGCCGCGAACTCTGGCGGGTCAAGGAGTGCGCTGCCCATTGCGGCATCAAGCCGTCGACCTGGACCACATACTCGGCCCAGGGGCGCACCCCCGAGCCCGTTGGTCACTTCGACCAACGAACACCACTCTGGGACGCCGAAGAAGTCCGCACCTGGCACGCCGGGCGCCCAGGCTCCCCCGTCCCCAACCGCCCCTAA
- a CDS encoding NUDIX hydrolase, translating into MEHWDVYDEHRQRTGKQVPRGPVIAEGHFHTVVHLCLFDDLGRMLIQRRAPDKPTWPGQWDFSVGGSVVAGETSAEGVARETREELGIELDPSQLRAAFTFNFPGGFDDFYLVEKPVDLESLAVPNDEVAAIKWASQEEVLALVRSGEFIGYRESVLRFVFDFVNYPDIFAVTPQWR; encoded by the coding sequence ATGGAACACTGGGACGTCTATGATGAGCACCGCCAACGCACCGGCAAGCAGGTCCCGCGTGGGCCTGTCATCGCCGAGGGGCACTTTCATACCGTTGTGCATCTGTGCTTGTTCGATGACCTAGGCCGCATGCTGATCCAGCGGCGGGCGCCGGATAAGCCCACATGGCCGGGGCAGTGGGATTTCAGCGTTGGAGGATCCGTAGTCGCGGGGGAAACATCCGCGGAAGGCGTTGCCCGGGAAACACGTGAGGAACTGGGCATCGAATTAGACCCATCCCAGCTGCGGGCGGCGTTTACCTTTAACTTTCCCGGCGGGTTTGATGACTTCTACCTCGTGGAGAAACCCGTGGACTTAGAGTCTTTGGCGGTGCCCAATGATGAAGTGGCTGCCATAAAGTGGGCAAGCCAGGAGGAGGTGCTCGCGCTGGTTCGCAGCGGGGAGTTCATTGGCTACCGCGAATCGGTGCTGCGCTTTGTCTTCGATTTTGTGAACTACCCGGACATCTTCGCCGTGACTCCCCAGTGGCGTTAA
- a CDS encoding DUF3037 domain-containing protein produces MRFDYWTVSVVPRPMGITTIGVGVIVIDPATGQLKYMFRTDQGIRHDSEFPDAIRPALRNFKADLNKLTTTTEPLNLKGQHTLSSYLEFVSRHWHNLIQVRAMQSMDAANIEEAVDLLFSTLIGETPTRKHQYDVRQVRGLIRREYEQHPRLLEATTFETNVQVSRRELDLNLAVVHEGQVIELNQAFNFRSSDSKGTRSAIDSWTLKVEKLQSDGGELFIEEASLWVPRNPDVVAVTAPPISPAQKKNFRLFQDFCSDLNITLLHPEDIPQHAAWLDSRLAS; encoded by the coding sequence ATGAGATTCGACTACTGGACCGTCAGTGTGGTTCCTCGCCCCATGGGCATCACCACAATCGGTGTCGGCGTCATCGTCATCGACCCCGCGACCGGTCAATTAAAGTACATGTTCCGTACCGACCAGGGCATTCGCCACGACTCAGAGTTTCCTGATGCGATAAGGCCAGCGCTACGCAATTTCAAGGCAGACCTCAACAAGCTGACGACTACAACCGAGCCGCTGAACCTGAAGGGGCAGCACACGCTTTCAAGCTATCTCGAGTTTGTTAGTCGCCATTGGCACAACCTCATTCAAGTTCGCGCCATGCAAAGCATGGACGCGGCGAACATCGAGGAAGCCGTAGACCTATTGTTCTCAACGCTCATCGGTGAGACGCCAACCCGCAAGCATCAATACGACGTTCGGCAGGTGCGTGGCCTCATTCGTCGTGAGTATGAACAGCATCCCCGGCTGCTGGAGGCGACAACCTTCGAGACCAATGTGCAGGTTTCTCGACGCGAGCTGGATTTGAATTTAGCGGTAGTGCATGAGGGCCAAGTTATCGAGCTTAACCAGGCTTTCAATTTCCGGTCTTCTGACTCTAAGGGCACACGTTCGGCCATTGATTCTTGGACCTTGAAGGTTGAGAAGTTGCAGAGTGACGGGGGTGAGCTTTTCATCGAGGAAGCTTCGTTGTGGGTTCCACGAAACCCCGATGTCGTTGCTGTCACGGCTCCGCCGATTTCTCCAGCTCAGAAGAAGAATTTCCGGCTGTTTCAGGATTTCTGCAGTGACCTTAACATCACACTGTTGCATCCGGAAGATATTCCTCAGCATGCTGCGTGGCTCGATAGCCGGTTGGCATCGTAG
- a CDS encoding DUF4191 domain-containing protein — MAQGEDKAALKAAKQQERAAKRARRKETRGQMWQAFQMQRKQDSALVPLMLLAILGTALVFFLIGLLFNGQWFMLILGLGVGFLIAMFIFTRRLERDMYKRVEDQPGVAGWALEQQLKNTVGVVWKVSPGVAVTRQQDLIHRVIGNPGVIFVCEGNSKRLASNLSVLKKRVDKLAPGVPVYEVHAGNGEGEVPVGKLRSHIMRLPRNYNKDGVYANIRRIEAMDNMPGTTPGLPKGPMPKQAQNMAGMNRRMRRASERKGK, encoded by the coding sequence GCACTCAAGGCAGCCAAGCAGCAAGAGCGCGCGGCTAAGCGCGCGCGTCGTAAAGAAACCCGCGGTCAAATGTGGCAGGCGTTCCAGATGCAGCGCAAGCAGGACAGTGCTCTTGTCCCGCTCATGCTCCTGGCCATCCTGGGCACCGCGTTAGTCTTCTTCCTCATTGGCCTGCTCTTTAATGGCCAGTGGTTCATGCTGATTCTGGGCCTTGGCGTGGGCTTCCTCATCGCCATGTTCATCTTCACCCGCCGCCTTGAGCGCGATATGTACAAGCGCGTTGAGGACCAGCCGGGCGTGGCCGGTTGGGCGCTGGAGCAGCAGCTGAAAAACACCGTCGGCGTGGTCTGGAAGGTCTCCCCTGGCGTGGCCGTTACCCGCCAGCAGGATTTGATCCACCGCGTCATTGGCAACCCGGGCGTCATCTTTGTCTGCGAGGGCAACTCTAAGCGCCTGGCCTCCAACCTGTCCGTGCTGAAGAAGCGCGTGGATAAGTTGGCCCCCGGTGTACCCGTCTACGAGGTCCACGCCGGCAACGGTGAGGGCGAGGTTCCCGTGGGCAAGCTGCGCAGCCACATCATGCGCCTGCCGCGCAACTACAACAAGGATGGCGTCTACGCGAACATCCGCCGCATCGAGGCGATGGACAATATGCCTGGCACCACCCCGGGCCTGCCTAAGGGCCCGATGCCGAAGCAGGCCCAGAACATGGCCGGCATGAACCGCCGCATGCGCCGCGCCTCTGAGCGCAAGGGCAAGTAA
- a CDS encoding type I restriction-modification system subunit M, translating into MTTSSSLYQAVWGTADTYLRGVVSRQNYGEFILPFTVLRRMECALEESKADVLATIDANSHMPEHLIDAMVFAQHDLPFYSSSPLSLKAIASSDDNVKAGMLTYLDSFNETVRDVWRAFKFHDLLETLEEGNILWGVVSHFAGIDLSDEALGGQSNKSAENVMGDLFEDLMFRSFSENGQVAGEYYTPREVIRLMVDVLLNSDDDGLQGKNPARTVYDPAAGTGGMLLVAKNAMEELNPNIEVGLFGQEMMVKSYALGRSDLIVAGADPNAMKLGDTLADDKYTGDQFDYVLSNPPYGSDWKKSKDAVTTESKIEGSRFSHGLPPVSDGQMLFLCHVVDKLKDAEKGTTKGGRGGVVTNGSPLFTGSAGSGADNIRGWLIEEDLIDAIIALPTDMFYNTGIATYIWIVDKNKEPKRRKKIQLIDATDQWTPMRKSMGNKRRYFSEDDQKFIGKLYADFEDADPKFSKVVTAKELSFYDVPMFRVKHYATSITDDTVAAAMEHKQALTGHEAVIRSCEGVAWNDLPDHLKKQAKQAGLKMGAPLIGHIMAAVAVDDPEAPEAIDHKGNPVIDSSSKIVERVPRTEDIEEHMEREVYPFAPDLTWNEDDVKIGYEIPMTRMFYTPEETETLEELDKLLDEKLALIQKLLVEVQK; encoded by the coding sequence TTGACTACTTCCAGTTCTTTGTACCAAGCAGTGTGGGGCACCGCAGATACCTACTTACGAGGTGTAGTCTCCCGCCAGAATTATGGTGAGTTCATCCTCCCGTTCACGGTTCTCAGGCGCATGGAATGTGCGCTAGAAGAATCCAAGGCTGATGTGTTGGCAACTATTGACGCTAATTCACACATGCCAGAACACCTCATCGACGCGATGGTATTCGCACAGCATGACCTGCCCTTCTACTCCTCTTCCCCACTTTCTCTAAAAGCCATTGCGTCATCTGACGACAATGTAAAGGCGGGTATGCTCACCTACCTTGATTCCTTTAACGAGACGGTGCGCGATGTGTGGCGTGCTTTCAAGTTTCATGATCTCTTGGAGACATTGGAAGAGGGCAACATCCTCTGGGGTGTAGTCTCCCACTTTGCAGGAATCGACCTTTCAGATGAAGCACTTGGTGGGCAGTCCAATAAGTCTGCTGAGAATGTCATGGGTGACCTGTTCGAGGATCTGATGTTCAGGTCATTCTCCGAGAACGGTCAAGTCGCCGGTGAATACTACACCCCGCGTGAAGTTATTCGCTTGATGGTAGATGTGCTCCTGAACTCTGATGATGACGGTCTGCAGGGCAAGAACCCAGCCCGCACCGTTTATGACCCAGCAGCGGGCACGGGCGGAATGCTCCTCGTGGCTAAGAACGCTATGGAGGAGCTGAACCCGAACATCGAAGTTGGTCTGTTTGGTCAGGAGATGATGGTTAAGTCTTACGCACTTGGTCGCTCTGATTTGATTGTTGCCGGTGCAGACCCTAACGCCATGAAGTTGGGTGACACCCTGGCAGATGACAAGTACACAGGTGACCAATTCGACTACGTTCTATCCAATCCTCCATACGGCTCTGACTGGAAAAAGTCCAAGGACGCTGTAACCACCGAATCCAAGATTGAGGGCTCCCGATTCAGCCACGGACTCCCACCTGTTTCCGATGGTCAGATGCTCTTCTTGTGCCATGTAGTGGACAAGCTCAAAGATGCCGAGAAAGGTACCACCAAGGGCGGTCGCGGTGGCGTAGTTACCAACGGCTCCCCGCTGTTTACTGGTTCAGCCGGATCTGGCGCTGACAATATTCGAGGCTGGCTGATTGAAGAAGATCTGATTGATGCCATCATCGCGCTTCCAACCGACATGTTCTACAACACGGGTATTGCCACCTACATCTGGATTGTGGACAAGAACAAGGAGCCAAAACGCCGCAAAAAGATACAGCTGATTGACGCTACCGACCAGTGGACACCAATGCGCAAGTCCATGGGCAATAAGCGCCGATACTTCTCTGAGGATGACCAAAAGTTCATTGGAAAGCTGTACGCCGATTTTGAGGACGCAGACCCTAAGTTCTCCAAGGTTGTCACGGCTAAGGAATTGAGCTTCTACGATGTGCCAATGTTCCGAGTCAAGCATTACGCCACCTCGATTACGGATGACACTGTGGCAGCAGCAATGGAACACAAGCAGGCGCTCACCGGGCACGAAGCGGTTATCCGCTCTTGTGAGGGAGTGGCATGGAATGACCTACCAGACCACTTGAAGAAGCAAGCAAAGCAGGCTGGTCTCAAGATGGGTGCTCCGCTGATTGGTCACATTATGGCTGCTGTAGCTGTAGATGACCCAGAAGCTCCTGAAGCAATCGACCACAAGGGAAATCCAGTGATTGACTCTTCTTCCAAGATTGTGGAACGAGTACCACGCACAGAGGACATTGAAGAGCACATGGAGCGTGAAGTCTACCCGTTCGCACCTGACCTCACCTGGAACGAAGATGACGTGAAGATCGGGTACGAAATCCCAATGACCCGCATGTTCTACACCCCAGAAGAAACCGAGACCCTAGAAGAGCTAGACAAGCTGCTCGACGAGAAGCTAGCGCTCATTCAGAAGCTGCTGGTGGAGGTGCAGAAGTGA
- the glnA gene encoding type I glutamate--ammonia ligase produces MAFESVQDIVKFIKDEDVKFVDIRFTDVPGTENHFTIPASMFDEEAAEEGFAFDGSSIRGFTTIDESDMNLKPDCQTAFVDPFRAEKTLNIKFFVHDPFTSEPFSRDPRNVARKAEEYLASTGIADTCFFGAEAEFFIFDSVRYAADTHTSFYEVDSNEGWWNRGAETNVDGSLNTGYKTRPKGGYFPTAPYDKTEGVRDAMVRNLQDAGFEIERFHHEVATGGQNEINYKFNTLLHAADDIQTFKYIIKNTAANFGQSATFMPKPLAGDNGSGMHAHQSLWKDGKPLFHDEAGYAGLSDLARYYIGGILHHAGAVLAFTNPTLNSYHRLVPGFEAPINLVYSQRNRSAAVRIPITGSNPKAKRLEFRAPDPSGNPYFGFAAMMLAGLDGIKNRIEPHAPVDKDLYELPPEEAASIPQAPTSLEASLQALQEDSEFLTEGDVFTEDLIESYIQYKVDNEIQPSRLRPTPLEFEMYYDC; encoded by the coding sequence ATGGCCTTTGAATCCGTTCAGGACATTGTCAAGTTCATTAAGGATGAGGACGTAAAGTTCGTTGACATCCGCTTTACTGACGTTCCGGGCACCGAGAACCACTTCACCATCCCGGCCTCCATGTTCGATGAGGAAGCTGCCGAAGAGGGTTTCGCCTTTGACGGTTCCTCCATCCGCGGCTTTACCACCATTGATGAGTCTGACATGAACCTGAAGCCTGATTGCCAGACTGCCTTCGTGGATCCCTTCCGCGCGGAGAAGACCCTGAACATCAAGTTCTTCGTCCACGATCCTTTCACCTCTGAGCCATTCTCCCGCGACCCACGTAACGTAGCCCGCAAGGCCGAGGAGTACTTGGCCTCCACCGGCATCGCGGACACCTGCTTCTTCGGCGCCGAGGCTGAGTTCTTCATCTTCGATTCCGTCCGTTACGCAGCAGACACCCACACCTCCTTCTACGAGGTTGATTCCAATGAGGGCTGGTGGAACCGCGGCGCGGAGACCAACGTGGACGGCTCCCTTAACACCGGTTACAAGACCCGCCCTAAGGGTGGCTACTTCCCAACCGCCCCTTACGACAAGACCGAGGGCGTGCGCGACGCTATGGTCCGCAACCTGCAGGACGCGGGCTTTGAGATTGAGCGCTTCCACCATGAGGTAGCTACCGGCGGCCAGAACGAGATTAACTACAAGTTCAACACCCTGCTGCACGCGGCTGATGATATTCAGACCTTCAAGTACATCATCAAGAACACCGCCGCTAACTTCGGCCAGTCCGCCACCTTTATGCCTAAGCCACTCGCTGGCGACAACGGTTCCGGCATGCACGCCCACCAGTCCCTGTGGAAGGACGGCAAGCCACTGTTCCACGATGAGGCGGGCTACGCGGGCCTGTCTGACCTTGCGCGCTACTACATCGGCGGCATCCTGCACCACGCCGGCGCGGTCCTGGCGTTTACCAACCCAACCCTGAACTCCTACCACCGCCTGGTTCCTGGCTTCGAGGCCCCAATTAACCTGGTGTACTCCCAGCGCAACCGTTCCGCCGCCGTTCGTATCCCAATCACCGGCTCCAACCCGAAGGCCAAGCGCCTGGAGTTCCGCGCACCGGACCCATCCGGCAACCCTTACTTCGGCTTCGCCGCGATGATGCTCGCCGGCCTGGACGGCATCAAGAACCGCATCGAGCCACACGCTCCAGTGGACAAGGACCTCTACGAGCTGCCACCAGAGGAGGCCGCATCCATCCCGCAGGCACCTACCTCCCTCGAGGCATCCCTGCAGGCGCTGCAGGAGGACTCCGAGTTCCTCACCGAGGGCGACGTATTCACCGAGGACCTCATCGAGTCCTACATCCAGTACAAGGTGGACAACGAGATTCAGCCTAGCCGCCTGCGTCCTACCCCACTCGAGTTCGAGATGTACTACGACTGCTAA
- a CDS encoding RDD family protein, giving the protein MADKRTWLDGPGIPGEFDDPDAPGKWPGEKLGLPQSGSGSMASVGRRAMAVALDWIICLALALVITRFTMQLGDVSTVTLILWVVVGIIGGWLFARTPGMAILGLGVARVDIAGARVGLWRAVVRTLLTSTVFPAAMVDADGRGLHDRGTGTAVIHV; this is encoded by the coding sequence ATGGCAGATAAGCGCACATGGCTAGATGGCCCAGGAATTCCTGGCGAATTTGATGACCCTGACGCACCGGGCAAATGGCCCGGGGAGAAACTGGGACTCCCGCAAAGCGGCTCCGGTTCCATGGCTTCCGTTGGCCGCCGCGCAATGGCCGTGGCCCTGGACTGGATAATCTGCCTGGCTCTGGCGCTTGTTATTACCCGCTTCACCATGCAGCTGGGTGACGTTTCCACAGTCACCCTTATCCTTTGGGTAGTGGTGGGCATCATCGGCGGCTGGCTCTTTGCCCGCACCCCAGGCATGGCCATTTTGGGCCTGGGCGTGGCGCGTGTTGATATCGCCGGTGCCCGAGTCGGCCTGTGGCGCGCCGTGGTTCGCACGCTGCTGACCTCCACGGTATTTCCGGCTGCGATGGTGGACGCGGACGGCCGCGGTCTCCACGATCGCGGCACCGGTACCGCTGTCATCCACGTCTAA
- a CDS encoding HipA family kinase, with product MNPSNVVSIEAHRERGKKTYLQIPGRVANETGSRPFLGKADDGNEYWCKRIESDHGREAVVNEVAASVVGQRLGAHIRPWKIIYVPPSLQGLLVGNSTWRYRLTGTPLFGSLNLHTSTLHQEFGVIPFVNDDANHNHIPKLIAMWALCNVQGDLQILTDNNEDNSIWSIDHGFWFDSLPYPWQLTPLERSGGTPHIPHLREVIPGSSWDKAITALDNLDISLKEELRDALPIEWSVPEHETDKLMRYVLERKDYTRELLGSYRTGKGQ from the coding sequence ATGAACCCCAGCAATGTCGTCTCCATCGAAGCCCACCGCGAACGCGGAAAAAAGACATACCTACAAATCCCCGGCCGGGTAGCCAATGAAACCGGCTCACGGCCATTTCTCGGCAAAGCGGACGACGGCAACGAATACTGGTGCAAGCGGATCGAAAGCGACCACGGCCGCGAAGCTGTCGTCAACGAAGTAGCCGCAAGTGTCGTTGGCCAACGCCTCGGCGCTCACATCCGCCCTTGGAAAATCATTTATGTACCCCCGTCACTCCAAGGACTTCTAGTCGGAAACTCCACATGGAGATACCGACTCACCGGTACACCCCTATTCGGGTCACTTAACCTTCATACCAGCACACTTCACCAGGAATTCGGAGTCATCCCGTTCGTAAATGATGACGCCAACCACAACCACATCCCCAAACTCATCGCTATGTGGGCCTTGTGCAACGTTCAGGGAGACCTCCAAATATTGACCGACAACAACGAAGACAACTCAATTTGGTCTATTGACCACGGCTTTTGGTTCGATTCACTCCCGTACCCTTGGCAATTGACTCCACTGGAGCGTTCAGGTGGCACCCCGCACATCCCCCACCTACGCGAGGTAATTCCAGGCAGTTCTTGGGATAAAGCTATTACCGCGCTCGACAATTTGGACATCTCCCTAAAAGAAGAGTTACGTGACGCGTTGCCGATAGAATGGTCGGTACCTGAGCATGAGACGGACAAGCTTATGAGATACGTTCTTGAGCGCAAGGACTACACGCGAGAACTTCTGGGTTCTTACAGAACCGGAAAAGGACAATGA